The genomic region CGGCATAGCCGAAATCGCTGCGCACGATTCGTGTTTTTTCCGTAAAAGATACCGAAGGATCCTTCATTGCCGTATTGTGCATAAATCCGCTTAAGAAACTGAAATCCACTTGAATATCACTATTGATGAACGAAGCAATATCGTTTACTTTGTCGATAAGATGCGCATTAACCCGCGCAGTAAGGGCTTGTTGCGCAGTATACCGCGCTAACGAACCTTGTATAACACCGGCTACCGTAATCAATGTTCCGAAAATGATAAGCAGCTTCTTACGAATAGAAAAAATTTTCTTTTCCCGCATAAAGAGAAATACCTCCGCATACCGAGCTTCCCTAACAACTCGCTTGGTTTTTAGAGACGCCCTTGCCTTGTCTATAATAATATAGTTACTATATCTGAGTTTAGCAGAGATGACAATACATATTCGATATCAGGATAAACGCATCATGCCGTTTTTTAGTAACCCCGCAGAAGCAATGGGGTTGTTCAACCAGAGTTGAACCTCTTCGCGGTTCAAATGGTCTCACAACCCCATTGCTTCTGCGCTTTTTATCTACTCTACCTGATGCGTTTACCCTTCTTAAAAAAAATAGCACAAAATTTTATGCAAAATTTTGTGCAAACGGAAGGTAACCGCATCAGATAGTTTTAAGCGTTTACCTTATATTCGACAGATAAAAGATGATTGGATTTATTGCCGTATCGGAGTATAATGAACTTATTCGACACAAGGAACATTTATGGAAAACTTTAATGCACTGTACTACCAGAAACCGTATATCAGAGAATTCGATGCAACGGTAACTGCTTGTTTAAAAACCGAGAGAGGGTATGAGATAGAACTGTCGGATACGGCATTTTATCCCGAAGGGGGCGGACAGCCCGGCGATAAGGGAAATCTTTTTGTCGAAGGCAAGCAGGATCGAGCGGTTTATATTTCGGATACCCAATTTGTAGGAGAGCGCATTGTTCATATTGCCGACGCGGAACTTGCCGCCGGCACAAAGGTTCACGGAGTATTGGATTGGGTAAACCGCTGCGATAATATGCAGGGGCATACCGGCGAGCATATTCTTACCGGTATCCTCTCCCAAACCTATGGGTACGAAAATATCGGATTCCACATGGGCGAAAGTTTTATCACCATCGACTTTAACGGCCCGTTGACTGACGAGCAGGTACTTGATGCCGAACAGCGCGCCAATGAAATTATCCGCGAAAACCGCCCGATTCAAGAAAGCTTTCCGAACGCCGAAGAGCGCAAAACAATGCAGTACCGTAGCAAAATAGAACTTTCGGGTACCGTACGCATTATCACCATTCCGGGACTTGATTCGTGCGCATGCTGCGGAACACATGTTACCGCCACCGGCGAAATCGGACTTATTAAGATCGTTAACTTTACCAATCGGAAAAAGGGTGTCCGGTTGGAAGTTCTCTGCGGCAGAAAAGCGGTTCTTGCATACGAACAAGAGATGGCGCAAGTACGGGCTATCTCCCGCTGCTTATCGGCAAAGCCCTCCGAAGTGCATGAAGCGGTGGAAAAATTAAATGCCGAAAAAGGAAAACTACAGCAACTGCTGCACGAGATGACTGAAAAATATCTAAAACAGAAAGCGGAGTCGGCGGCAAATACTGAGGGCGCGCCTCTTTATTTTGAAGATAATCTCAGTATCGAATATCTACGCTCGTTCTGCAATCTGCTTCTAGCAACAGGAAAAATGCACACTTGCGCAGCATTATCAGCGGTTGCCGTTGAACCGGAAGGACTACAACCGGCAGCATACAATTACGTCATCGTCAGCAATGCCATCGATTTAAAACCGCACATAAAAACATTAAACCAACAGCTCAACGGCCGCGGCGGCGGAAGCAGTTCTGCCATTCAAGGAACGTATTTTGCGGGGAAGGAGCTTATTGAGGAAACACTTACCGGCTTGTTGAGCAGGGCACGAGGATAGTATCCTGTATAACTAGATGAATCAGCCATAGGGGAGGAGCACTCTGAAAAAGAGATTAACACTATCATCATGGAAAGGCAGATTAACTGTCATTGCCGATAAGAATGAAGATGAAGAAATCATGGGAGAAAATAAGAGATGACAAAAATCTATAAACCCTTGTTTGCCGTACTCGTGATTTATATATTGTGCTTTATATTCCGATTTATAGAGTATTTTATTATTCGTACGGATCAAACATTTTGGGGAGAGGCATTTTTACACAAACTTTTAGGGATAGTTGTTTTATTCATAGCAGCTAAATTATATAACTTTAAAGTGCAAGATATCGGATTTAATAAAAATAGAGCTGTAAAATATACATTGATGGGATTGCTGTTTGGAATTTGTATATATGTATTAGCTTATAGTATAGAGATTGTTATAGCTGTTTCAAATAAAAATTTTCAATCATTACAATTATATGTCAGTTCTTATTCTGTAGATAAAAATATAGGAAATCAAACTTCACTACTCTTTTTTGTAATTTGTATTATCGGGAATATCATTAATGTGATTATGGAAGAAGGGATATTCAGAGGCCTGTTTACAAAAATGCTTGAGAAAAATCATACATTTTTTGTATCTGTGCTTATTACTTCTGTTTTGTTTGGATTATGGCATTTTATCGGACCTGTAAGAAACTATTTTGACGGCAGCAGCAGTATTGAAGGTATGTATGTAAATATTATTCTGTTGGTTACTGCTTCCGGATTTATCGGATTTAAATTTGCTTTATTAACAAAATTGACCGGCTCTATTTATATGGCAATGGGTGATCACTTTGTAAATAATACAATCATTAATATTTTTCATATTGTTTCTTCTACGGGGTGTGATGAATTGATATTTTTAAGAATTGCAATTGCCCAATCCGTGTCGTTTATAATTGTTCTATTTGTCTATCTGCATAAAAAAGATTGTAGGTAGTAAAGTCTCCACACGAATGAAGGAGCGCTGCATGTATACAAACGATGAAACATGGCAAAAACTTCAAATGTTTTTGCCTGAACGCAACAGGATAAGCATTTCATGCGCTCCTTCCGAAATGTTCAGCACATTCGACAGAACGAACATCCATCTCGACATATACAACGAACATAGCAACAACGGTGTTACGCTCGTGCTGTTCCACGGTGTCGGCGGGAACGGCCGGCTCCTGTCGTTTATTGCAGTTCCTTTGGCAAAGCGCGGCTATAAGATTGTCTGTCCGGATTTGCCGGGGTACGGCTATACCGAATACGAGGGCATACAGTCTTATAAAACATGGATCGAGACAGGCGTTCACATCGTACGACAGGAATTACAGCGCTCCAAAAAGATTTTTGTACTGGGTTTGAGTGCAGGAGGCATGCTCGCATACAACATCGCTTGCTTAGCCCATGGTGTTTCCGGCATCATCGTTACCACCCTGTTAGATAATCGCTTAAAGCCGGTGCGTAACTATTCGGCAAAAAACAAATTGCAGGCGCGTATCGCTTTGCCGCTTTTACGTTTTATACCGAAGCAGATAAGGCACTTAAAAATTCCGGTAAAGGCGATAACGAATATGAAAGCAATCGTCAACAACGACCGGGTACTTTCTTTGTTGCTGCAGGATAAAAGGGGAGCAGGATCTTCCGTGCATCTGGGTTTGTTATGTTCGATGATGGAAAGCATTCCTGCCGTAGAGCCTGAAGCATTTGAAATTCCGCTTTTGCTTTGTCATCCTGAAAAAGATCGCTGGACACCCGAATGGATAAGCCGCCTTTTTTTTGATCGCGTACGGAGTCAAAAACAACTATGCACACTTAAAAACGCAGGTCATTTTCCGATTGAACAGCCGGGTATTGCACAGCTTGAAGAAGCCGTTGTGTCGTTTATAAAAAAATTATCGAGGTGATTATGGT from Treponema vincentii harbors:
- a CDS encoding alanyl-tRNA editing protein, whose translation is MENFNALYYQKPYIREFDATVTACLKTERGYEIELSDTAFYPEGGGQPGDKGNLFVEGKQDRAVYISDTQFVGERIVHIADAELAAGTKVHGVLDWVNRCDNMQGHTGEHILTGILSQTYGYENIGFHMGESFITIDFNGPLTDEQVLDAEQRANEIIRENRPIQESFPNAEERKTMQYRSKIELSGTVRIITIPGLDSCACCGTHVTATGEIGLIKIVNFTNRKKGVRLEVLCGRKAVLAYEQEMAQVRAISRCLSAKPSEVHEAVEKLNAEKGKLQQLLHEMTEKYLKQKAESAANTEGAPLYFEDNLSIEYLRSFCNLLLATGKMHTCAALSAVAVEPEGLQPAAYNYVIVSNAIDLKPHIKTLNQQLNGRGGGSSSAIQGTYFAGKELIEETLTGLLSRARG
- a CDS encoding CPBP family intramembrane glutamic endopeptidase gives rise to the protein MTKIYKPLFAVLVIYILCFIFRFIEYFIIRTDQTFWGEAFLHKLLGIVVLFIAAKLYNFKVQDIGFNKNRAVKYTLMGLLFGICIYVLAYSIEIVIAVSNKNFQSLQLYVSSYSVDKNIGNQTSLLFFVICIIGNIINVIMEEGIFRGLFTKMLEKNHTFFVSVLITSVLFGLWHFIGPVRNYFDGSSSIEGMYVNIILLVTASGFIGFKFALLTKLTGSIYMAMGDHFVNNTIINIFHIVSSTGCDELIFLRIAIAQSVSFIIVLFVYLHKKDCR
- a CDS encoding alpha/beta fold hydrolase — translated: MYTNDETWQKLQMFLPERNRISISCAPSEMFSTFDRTNIHLDIYNEHSNNGVTLVLFHGVGGNGRLLSFIAVPLAKRGYKIVCPDLPGYGYTEYEGIQSYKTWIETGVHIVRQELQRSKKIFVLGLSAGGMLAYNIACLAHGVSGIIVTTLLDNRLKPVRNYSAKNKLQARIALPLLRFIPKQIRHLKIPVKAITNMKAIVNNDRVLSLLLQDKRGAGSSVHLGLLCSMMESIPAVEPEAFEIPLLLCHPEKDRWTPEWISRLFFDRVRSQKQLCTLKNAGHFPIEQPGIAQLEEAVVSFIKKLSR